The following coding sequences lie in one Alicyclobacillus curvatus genomic window:
- a CDS encoding ribonucleotide-diphosphate reductase subunit beta: MELHRTKLFNETGERDWGNRRMIGGNTTNLIELNNVKYEWAYRMYRAMMSNFWIPEEIPLADDAKQYATLTEHERRSFNKILSFLIFLDSIQTHNLPNVNEYITAPEVNLCLTVHAFQEAVHSQSYGYILDSVVSVDVRDAIYNEWRTDEHLLRRNQFITDRYEEFINHPSDENLVKTVMANFILEGVYFYSGFSFFFALGRQGRMLGTVSEIKYIQRDELTHLALFRQIFHEIAKENPHLMTHKLLGELREMMVQAVEHEIEWGQYVTAGQIPGLTDELIAKYIQYLANLRLKSLDMAPLFPRITEHPMPWVDQFAAMNTMKTDFFEQKVTNYSKSVNLKWDDL; the protein is encoded by the coding sequence GTGGAACTCCACAGAACAAAACTATTTAACGAAACCGGTGAGCGCGATTGGGGCAACAGGCGGATGATTGGTGGCAATACAACAAACCTTATTGAACTGAATAACGTGAAGTACGAATGGGCGTACCGCATGTACCGTGCAATGATGAGCAACTTCTGGATCCCGGAAGAAATCCCACTTGCAGATGATGCAAAGCAATACGCAACACTCACAGAACATGAACGTCGCAGCTTTAATAAGATTCTCTCGTTTCTTATCTTCCTGGACAGTATTCAAACCCACAATTTACCGAACGTCAATGAATACATTACGGCACCGGAAGTGAACTTGTGTCTGACAGTCCATGCGTTTCAAGAAGCCGTTCACTCGCAATCGTACGGGTACATTTTAGACTCCGTGGTCAGCGTTGACGTAAGAGATGCTATCTACAATGAATGGCGTACGGATGAACATCTCCTGCGGCGTAATCAGTTCATAACGGATCGATATGAGGAATTTATTAACCATCCGAGTGATGAAAACCTTGTAAAAACGGTCATGGCCAATTTCATTCTTGAGGGCGTCTACTTCTACTCTGGTTTTAGTTTCTTCTTTGCACTTGGACGACAGGGCCGGATGTTAGGAACGGTATCCGAGATTAAATACATTCAGCGCGATGAGTTAACCCATCTGGCCCTGTTTCGGCAGATCTTTCATGAGATAGCAAAAGAAAATCCGCATTTAATGACGCACAAACTCCTTGGCGAACTGCGGGAGATGATGGTTCAGGCGGTGGAGCATGAAATCGAGTGGGGCCAGTACGTAACGGCCGGACAGATTCCTGGTCTGACCGACGAACTCATTGCCAAGTATATTCAGTATCTAGCAAATCTCCGGCTTAAGTCCCTAGATATGGCTCCCTTGTTCCCGCGAATTACGGAGCATCCGATGCCATGGGTTGACCAGTTTGCCGCGATGAATACCATGAAAACCGATTTTTTCGAACAGAAAGTTACAAATTACAGTAAATCGGTCAACTTGAAGTGGGATGATCTGTAG
- a CDS encoding ribonucleoside-diphosphate reductase subunit alpha has protein sequence MGGVFLLWQLKEGFTLSIQAGQLSLDNRLPDKPRDLLTPLGRSNLRTAIELACQGIDGCYPQVLIDIIRMQSSESTSAHELVRLAVQSAVEQTSVEEPNWQYVAARLLLFHTYGEAADNRGLTGSPYAQLYGLVQRLERIGRYGTYIRDRYAKDEIDELERYIKPERDYLFNYVGLKQLMDRYVIRGEGGEVLELPQELFMGVAMHLAMNEVDKVERAKRFYDILSKFEATVATPTLSNARKPFHQLSSCFIDMPDDDLISIYETDKAFARVSKFGGGMGIYVGKIRARGSSIRNHKGASGGVIPWVRNYNNTAVSCNQLGVRSGAVAVYLDVWHKDIQDFLQLKTNNGDERLKAHDVFPGVCIPDEFMRRVETRDLWYLFCPHEVERAMGFRLEDAWGVEFERRYQACIDNAELTRTEIPAIEIMKRILQSTFETGTPFLFFRDTANRMNPNKHAGMIYCSNLCTEIMQNMKPMQMTEETEEDGGIVVRYKPGEFVVCNLSSLNLGRCQGLLDMERIVEAQIRGMDNVIDLNYYPVKQADVTNRRYRAIGLGISGYHQYLAQHKIVWESEDHLRHVDELFEWINFFAIRTSIELAKEKGPYALFEGSDWQTGAYFDVRGYHTRPGGPDWDWLRREVQAHGIRNAYLFAIAPTSSTSLIAGSTAGIDPVFARFFMEEKKNGVVPQTPPSLNSETFWYYKEAHTINQLWSIRAAAIRQRHIDQSQSFNLYITPEIRVQDFLNLYLEAWRLGLKTVYYVRNKSLEVEECAACSS, from the coding sequence ATGGGCGGGGTGTTTTTGTTGTGGCAACTAAAGGAGGGGTTCACATTGAGTATTCAAGCAGGGCAACTGTCGCTGGACAATCGACTTCCAGACAAGCCGAGGGATTTGTTGACTCCACTTGGACGGAGCAATTTAAGGACAGCAATCGAACTAGCGTGCCAGGGGATTGACGGTTGTTACCCTCAGGTACTCATCGACATCATTCGGATGCAGTCAAGCGAGAGCACATCAGCGCACGAGCTCGTGCGGCTGGCAGTTCAATCAGCGGTCGAACAGACTTCCGTTGAAGAGCCCAACTGGCAATACGTTGCGGCGCGCTTACTGCTGTTTCATACGTACGGGGAAGCTGCGGACAATCGTGGATTGACGGGTTCACCATACGCACAATTGTACGGACTTGTGCAGAGACTGGAGAGGATTGGAAGGTACGGAACGTACATTCGAGACAGATACGCCAAGGACGAAATTGACGAGCTTGAACGTTACATAAAGCCCGAGCGGGACTATTTGTTCAATTATGTCGGACTCAAGCAATTGATGGACCGCTACGTGATAAGAGGCGAGGGCGGAGAGGTCCTTGAGCTGCCGCAGGAGCTGTTCATGGGTGTGGCCATGCATCTGGCGATGAATGAAGTAGATAAGGTAGAACGTGCAAAGCGATTCTACGATATTCTGTCAAAATTCGAGGCAACGGTTGCGACACCGACCCTCAGTAATGCCCGTAAGCCATTCCATCAGTTGAGTTCATGCTTCATTGACATGCCAGACGATGACCTCATCAGTATCTACGAGACCGATAAGGCATTTGCGCGTGTATCAAAATTTGGTGGCGGGATGGGGATATATGTCGGAAAGATTCGAGCCAGAGGTTCATCCATCAGAAACCACAAGGGTGCCAGCGGTGGAGTCATTCCATGGGTGAGGAACTATAACAACACTGCTGTGAGCTGCAATCAGCTCGGTGTTCGCAGTGGGGCGGTGGCTGTCTATCTTGATGTTTGGCACAAGGATATCCAGGACTTCCTTCAACTCAAGACAAATAACGGTGATGAACGGCTCAAAGCACACGACGTTTTTCCGGGCGTCTGCATTCCAGACGAGTTTATGCGGCGTGTAGAGACGAGGGATTTGTGGTACCTGTTTTGCCCCCATGAAGTCGAGAGAGCCATGGGATTTCGATTGGAAGACGCATGGGGCGTAGAGTTCGAACGTCGATATCAGGCGTGTATTGATAATGCCGAGCTTACCCGAACTGAAATACCCGCTATTGAGATTATGAAGAGAATCCTCCAATCGACCTTTGAGACAGGCACGCCGTTTTTGTTTTTCCGTGATACTGCCAACCGGATGAATCCCAATAAACACGCCGGGATGATTTATTGCAGCAACCTGTGCACCGAAATCATGCAGAACATGAAGCCGATGCAGATGACGGAAGAAACCGAGGAGGATGGCGGCATTGTCGTTCGCTATAAACCTGGTGAATTTGTTGTCTGCAATCTCTCCTCGCTTAACCTTGGGCGTTGTCAGGGGCTTCTAGACATGGAACGGATCGTGGAAGCGCAAATCCGAGGCATGGACAACGTGATTGACCTCAACTACTATCCGGTAAAACAAGCTGACGTGACCAACCGCAGATATCGTGCGATTGGACTCGGTATCAGTGGATACCATCAGTATTTGGCGCAGCACAAGATTGTCTGGGAGTCTGAGGACCATCTTCGTCATGTCGATGAACTGTTTGAGTGGATAAACTTCTTTGCCATTCGTACATCGATAGAGTTGGCGAAGGAAAAAGGACCTTACGCGCTGTTTGAAGGATCCGATTGGCAGACAGGGGCGTATTTTGACGTTCGCGGTTACCATACTCGACCCGGGGGGCCAGACTGGGATTGGCTGCGACGCGAGGTCCAGGCACATGGCATACGCAATGCCTACCTGTTTGCAATTGCTCCAACAAGCAGCACGAGTCTGATTGCGGGGAGTACTGCCGGCATCGATCCGGTCTTCGCCCGCTTCTTTATGGAGGAAAAGAAGAACGGTGTTGTCCCTCAGACGCCCCCAAGCCTCAACTCGGAGACGTTTTGGTATTACAAAGAGGCTCATACCATCAATCAGTTGTGGAGTATCCGAGCTGCGGCCATCCGCCAACGACACATTGACCAGTCGCAGTCTTTCAACCTCTACATTACACCGGAGATTCGCGTGCAGGACTTTTTGAATCTGTATCTTGAAGCCTGGAGATTAGGGTTGAAAACTGTGTACTACGTCCGAAACAAGTCGCTTGAGGTAGAGGAATGCGCTGCTTGTTCTTCATGA
- a CDS encoding CatB-related O-acetyltransferase: protein MVQFTNQLPEYDKYDIGDGTYGNPRILWSEQANLVIGKYCSIAEGVVITLGGNHRVDWVTTYPFSDIQPEARVFRGHPQSKGDVVIGHDVWIGRDTLILSGVNIGNGAVIGAGSVVSKDVAPYAIVAGNPARHVRFRFDEDTISGLQAIEWWNWSLEKIAEAWPLLLTDNIQEFLDTYK, encoded by the coding sequence ATGGTACAATTCACCAATCAGCTTCCGGAGTATGATAAGTATGACATAGGCGACGGGACTTACGGAAACCCACGAATTTTATGGTCCGAACAGGCGAATTTGGTGATTGGGAAATACTGCTCCATTGCCGAAGGCGTCGTCATCACCCTGGGTGGAAATCACCGGGTCGACTGGGTCACAACCTATCCATTTAGTGATATTCAACCGGAAGCGCGGGTATTTCGGGGGCATCCACAGTCGAAAGGCGACGTCGTCATCGGACACGACGTATGGATTGGAAGAGACACGCTCATCCTGTCCGGTGTCAACATTGGGAATGGTGCCGTTATCGGCGCAGGCAGTGTTGTCTCGAAAGACGTTGCACCGTACGCCATTGTCGCAGGTAATCCAGCGCGCCACGTTCGGTTTCGCTTCGATGAAGACACGATTTCTGGATTACAAGCTATTGAATGGTGGAACTGGTCATTAGAAAAAATCGCAGAGGCGTGGCCACTGCTGCTCACGGATAACATTCAGGAGTTCTTGGACACGTACAAATAA
- a CDS encoding glycosyltransferase family 61 protein → MEMNSTVTGYYRCTKDYVDECQQQGAMDVQYFHADFTDQRDEGFVAVIPEGRVWGAAGCVITPTGKVLWDVSREWDAYPERHSIFRQTDFPPVERTDERVAVLAKIGSSNYYHWMFDVLPRLHLLNLSGIEVDKYIVPHPLAPFQYETLSALGVNRDRLIEADSNLHLQASQLVVPALPYEAKWACEFVRESMLRQVEPTLQAMNRRLYISRAQCVGRTVLNEQEVIEALTPYGFTLVTPESMSVEEQVRAFAEAEIIVGPQGSAFTNAFFCKPQTQIIELMAPTFVITSTEKICSYLNLGYHRLMGTSQRNPSYQYSRWYWHGLDNIHVDVWKILHVLKRLRSDF, encoded by the coding sequence ATGGAAATGAACAGTACGGTAACCGGATACTATCGGTGCACAAAGGATTATGTGGATGAATGTCAGCAGCAAGGTGCAATGGATGTCCAGTACTTTCACGCTGATTTCACGGACCAACGAGACGAAGGATTTGTTGCCGTGATTCCCGAGGGGAGAGTATGGGGGGCAGCGGGCTGTGTTATCACACCCACTGGGAAAGTTCTATGGGATGTATCTCGAGAGTGGGATGCGTATCCTGAACGCCATTCAATTTTCCGTCAAACCGATTTTCCGCCCGTTGAACGCACGGACGAACGTGTCGCGGTGTTGGCGAAAATCGGCAGCAGCAACTACTACCACTGGATGTTCGATGTGTTACCACGACTCCATTTGTTGAACTTGAGCGGGATTGAGGTTGACAAATACATTGTTCCACATCCCCTTGCACCCTTCCAATACGAGACACTCTCAGCTTTAGGCGTAAACCGAGACAGACTGATTGAGGCGGATTCCAACCTCCATTTACAGGCGTCTCAATTGGTGGTCCCGGCGTTACCGTACGAGGCAAAGTGGGCGTGTGAATTTGTCCGCGAGTCGATGCTCCGTCAAGTGGAGCCAACCCTGCAAGCCATGAACCGACGGTTGTACATCAGTCGTGCGCAATGTGTTGGCCGCACAGTTCTCAATGAACAAGAGGTCATTGAAGCGCTGACACCGTACGGATTCACTTTGGTGACACCCGAATCAATGTCGGTGGAAGAGCAGGTGCGGGCATTTGCTGAGGCAGAAATTATTGTTGGCCCCCAGGGATCCGCCTTCACCAACGCGTTCTTTTGTAAGCCACAGACCCAAATCATCGAGCTGATGGCACCGACGTTTGTTATCACCAGTACAGAGAAAATCTGTTCGTATCTAAATCTGGGCTATCATCGCCTGATGGGAACCAGTCAACGAAATCCGAGCTACCAATACAGCAGATGGTATTGGCATGGACTTGACAATATCCACGTCGATGTCTGGAAGATACTCCACGTACTTAAGCGGTTGAGGAGTGACTTTTGA
- a CDS encoding glycosyltransferase family 4 protein has protein sequence MNILLATMFSYPQKGGLGSYVKELAKALRNQGHTVDIFACHPSFTGYYLVNGPKMIETQAIRSSEFYRWHPQFAGDTSKLDWTTARELERYTFELAALQLDLKKYDLIHTQDVVSTRVMAEMIGYRTPVVQTVHGSVTHQIMMEQGAAVKTTDVWKYACHMEWLGVQLSRVSIVPSKWLMNVMRENSGVPLEHLKVVPNAINVEEFLGAMKLSNLEVHQLSRNIITCIGHLTEMKGQRYLIQALGQLSQSRRDWTCWLVGDGTDRPVLEHLCRELDIENRVRFLGHREDIPAVLKRTDIFVLPTLTENYPYSIIEAQAVGTAIIASNVGGVPEVLEDGVTGLLVPPGDVNHLSDALRRLLDDQALRYRLGKNCTELRGEKLSIATMMQEVTSVYELALEDVI, from the coding sequence ATGAATATACTCCTCGCGACGATGTTCTCGTATCCCCAAAAAGGTGGATTAGGGAGCTACGTAAAGGAGCTGGCAAAGGCGTTACGAAATCAGGGCCACACAGTCGACATTTTTGCTTGCCATCCAAGTTTCACTGGATACTACTTAGTGAACGGCCCGAAAATGATTGAAACGCAGGCAATTCGAAGCTCAGAGTTCTACAGATGGCACCCACAGTTCGCGGGAGACACATCGAAACTGGACTGGACAACCGCGCGGGAGCTTGAAAGATATACGTTCGAGTTGGCCGCACTGCAGTTGGACCTCAAAAAATACGATTTGATACACACCCAAGATGTGGTCTCTACGCGCGTGATGGCTGAAATGATTGGTTACCGCACGCCTGTTGTGCAAACCGTTCATGGGTCAGTAACCCATCAAATCATGATGGAGCAAGGCGCTGCCGTCAAAACAACAGATGTCTGGAAGTATGCTTGCCACATGGAGTGGTTAGGAGTTCAGTTAAGTCGGGTGTCTATTGTTCCTTCCAAATGGTTAATGAATGTCATGAGGGAAAATTCGGGAGTACCTCTTGAACACTTGAAAGTTGTGCCAAACGCCATCAACGTCGAGGAATTCCTTGGCGCTATGAAGTTATCAAACCTAGAGGTGCACCAGCTATCTCGCAATATCATCACTTGTATCGGCCACTTAACCGAAATGAAAGGACAACGGTATCTGATTCAGGCCCTTGGCCAGTTAAGCCAAAGCAGAAGAGATTGGACGTGTTGGTTGGTAGGGGATGGAACAGACCGACCGGTTCTTGAGCACCTTTGCCGTGAATTGGATATTGAGAATCGTGTGCGCTTTCTAGGGCATCGCGAGGATATCCCAGCTGTGTTAAAACGGACGGATATTTTCGTGTTACCCACGCTGACGGAGAACTACCCGTACTCAATCATCGAGGCACAAGCCGTGGGAACGGCAATCATCGCGTCCAACGTGGGCGGCGTGCCGGAAGTCCTCGAGGACGGTGTCACTGGTTTGTTGGTACCTCCTGGGGATGTCAATCATCTGTCGGACGCGCTGCGGCGCCTGCTCGACGACCAAGCGTTGCGATATCGCCTTGGTAAGAATTGCACAGAGCTGCGCGGAGAAAAGTTGTCCATTGCAACCATGATGCAGGAGGTTACTAGCGTCTACGAATTGGCATTGGAGGACGTGATATGA
- a CDS encoding nucleotidyltransferase domain-containing protein, with product MSPLQGFLTDGDEERRDVSEAKRWLVVASRQAVDSLIESLRRWALNQPDIRGIALVGSFARGNFHAESDVDFVIITSAKDKIIQLICEDFVFDRSIGFQIEEWVILTSLRVYYDGSLEVEYGLVSDEWVHEPLDAGTKEVVLNGFKVVLDKDNIFGAVTRFIDRNR from the coding sequence GTGAGTCCATTGCAAGGGTTCTTGACCGATGGTGACGAAGAACGGCGGGACGTGTCTGAAGCAAAGAGGTGGCTTGTTGTGGCGTCAAGGCAAGCGGTCGATTCGTTAATAGAGAGCCTTCGCAGGTGGGCACTGAATCAACCGGACATTCGGGGAATCGCACTGGTCGGATCTTTTGCAAGAGGGAACTTTCACGCAGAGTCCGATGTTGATTTTGTCATCATCACCTCAGCAAAAGATAAAATCATTCAATTGATATGTGAGGATTTCGTGTTTGACAGGAGCATCGGGTTTCAGATAGAAGAATGGGTAATTCTGACATCTCTTCGTGTTTATTATGACGGTTCGCTTGAAGTCGAATACGGGCTGGTTTCCGACGAATGGGTTCACGAACCGCTGGATGCTGGCACAAAAGAGGTTGTTTTAAACGGGTTTAAGGTGGTGCTGGATAAAGACAATATTTTTGGGGCGGTGACTCGGTTCATTGACCGTAACCGGTGA
- a CDS encoding DinB family protein, whose product MYTSINTFALDWTQEKMLTQKLLDALTDECLNQPVSIGGRTLGRIAWHMVTDVSIFLRHFGLDVHEVVDVNNVPSSATVIADVFRVMSAEGLKAVTEQWTDDTLQEVQDAFGRELTNGTILGLLVKHTIHHRGQITVLMRQAGLQVPGMYGPSKEEWSLRGQEPPSI is encoded by the coding sequence ATGTACACTTCAATCAATACGTTTGCGCTGGATTGGACGCAGGAAAAGATGTTGACCCAAAAACTGCTTGATGCATTAACTGATGAGTGCCTGAATCAACCCGTTTCGATAGGTGGACGAACGTTGGGGCGCATTGCGTGGCACATGGTCACCGATGTCTCGATATTCTTACGGCACTTTGGTCTCGACGTGCATGAGGTCGTCGATGTAAACAATGTGCCTTCTTCAGCAACCGTAATTGCTGACGTGTTTCGCGTGATGAGCGCTGAAGGATTGAAGGCAGTCACTGAGCAGTGGACGGATGACACCCTTCAGGAAGTTCAAGATGCGTTTGGAAGGGAATTGACCAATGGCACCATATTGGGGCTACTGGTTAAGCATACGATTCACCATCGTGGACAAATCACCGTATTAATGCGTCAAGCTGGATTACAGGTTCCAGGGATGTATGGCCCGTCGAAAGAAGAGTGGAGCCTGCGAGGACAAGAGCCGCCGTCAATTTAA
- a CDS encoding glycosyltransferase family 4 protein has translation MRILIACSFALPTFGGVWTYVTWLEKGLKRAGHDVEILALHPNLQQYHLIRSGESVSTSSVKTLLHPKIHGFVCRYTHEQNERTFVQSMELHRYCLEVAALYFGLDQYDVIHTQDVIAALALSRAKSTRTALLATVHSSLSGEWALGQTGADQAAKLQYLRRIEQLGLAATACTITPSLWLKNRLMSEFNLSEHRCHVVPSGIDIEEFEGKFELDTDLKFPATVTNIVCPARLDKVKGHHDLLFALFKLKQLRTDWLCWLVGDGPMNPVLRKQSQDLGLTEHIVFVGERRDVPALLRQADVVVLASWQENLPFAVMEAQLAGKPVVVTDAGGIPEMVEHERTGLLSPVKDINALYENLKLIVEDVQLRDRLSRQAHRFATDAWSLRVMTERMEEMYRQFIPPYEGADFSPTVHDRDRDQRPNRVRTTGWNDYDDAGLARFRFVSGRDFDDLFLPDLPTVYFRVDRIVWERIRQNAPRGYRIPDESVLNCGG, from the coding sequence GTGAGGATTTTAATCGCTTGTTCGTTTGCACTCCCCACTTTCGGCGGTGTCTGGACGTACGTGACCTGGCTGGAGAAAGGGTTGAAGCGAGCGGGGCACGATGTTGAAATCCTCGCGCTTCATCCCAATCTGCAACAGTATCATCTCATCCGAAGCGGTGAATCCGTCTCGACTAGCAGCGTCAAAACGCTGTTACACCCGAAGATACACGGATTCGTATGCAGATACACGCATGAGCAGAATGAGCGCACATTCGTCCAGTCCATGGAACTGCATCGCTACTGCCTTGAGGTTGCTGCGCTTTACTTCGGATTGGACCAGTACGATGTGATTCACACTCAGGACGTCATCGCGGCGTTGGCCCTGTCTCGCGCTAAATCGACGAGGACAGCCTTATTGGCCACGGTACACAGCTCGCTTAGCGGCGAATGGGCTCTTGGTCAAACGGGTGCGGACCAGGCTGCCAAGCTGCAGTATCTACGTCGCATAGAGCAATTAGGTTTAGCGGCAACAGCCTGTACCATAACCCCATCCCTGTGGTTGAAAAACCGGCTAATGTCGGAATTCAACCTCTCGGAACATCGGTGTCACGTTGTTCCTTCAGGTATCGATATTGAAGAATTTGAGGGAAAATTCGAGTTGGACACAGACCTGAAATTTCCCGCAACGGTAACCAACATAGTGTGCCCTGCCCGTCTTGACAAAGTAAAAGGTCACCATGACCTCTTGTTTGCACTGTTCAAACTGAAGCAACTGCGAACTGACTGGTTGTGCTGGCTCGTGGGAGATGGGCCCATGAACCCCGTTTTGCGCAAGCAGTCACAGGACTTGGGTTTAACCGAACACATCGTATTTGTCGGTGAGAGACGCGATGTTCCTGCTCTGTTAAGGCAAGCCGATGTCGTGGTGTTGGCGAGTTGGCAGGAAAACTTGCCGTTCGCCGTGATGGAAGCACAATTGGCCGGAAAGCCGGTTGTCGTGACAGACGCCGGTGGCATACCGGAAATGGTCGAACACGAAAGAACCGGCCTCCTGTCACCGGTGAAAGATATCAATGCATTGTATGAGAATTTGAAGTTGATTGTCGAAGATGTACAACTGCGTGACCGTCTCTCACGTCAAGCTCATCGATTCGCGACTGACGCGTGGAGCCTTCGCGTCATGACAGAGCGGATGGAGGAGATGTATCGGCAATTCATACCCCCCTATGAAGGGGCCGATTTCTCTCCAACGGTGCACGACAGAGACAGAGACCAACGGCCCAACAGGGTACGTACTACTGGTTGGAACGACTACGACGACGCAGGGCTTGCACGCTTTCGATTCGTTTCTGGACGGGATTTTGACGACCTATTTCTCCCGGATTTGCCGACTGTTTATTTTCGCGTTGACCGCATTGTGTGGGAACGCATACGGCAAAACGCACCGCGAGGGTACCGGATACCAGACGAGTCCGTGCTGAACTGTGGCGGCTGA
- a CDS encoding class I SAM-dependent methyltransferase: MKTSYRVNLTEEKETLLITLQAKALDSRSKRTILNDQKADKIVQMIDYDFEKIKRFGNEIMVLRAKQLDVWLQEFLEGNQSAIVLNLGCGLDTRVSRIGVPPNVLWFDVDYPDVIELRKHFFSPEVGYEMLSSAVTEFRWLEHVPRDRPVMVVAEGLLEYLTEDEVRMLLNQLTNYFPSGRIAFDVMNAFAIKSGKEQLKETTGAVHKWIVRDLGDVDKLDMKLHRISSMAVFTSKYVNKLPLKVRLMYGALSLIPSFRNMLRVLLYEF, encoded by the coding sequence ATGAAAACGAGCTATCGGGTAAATTTGACAGAGGAAAAAGAAACCCTTCTGATTACTTTACAGGCAAAGGCACTCGACAGCCGTTCCAAGCGGACGATTCTTAATGATCAAAAAGCAGACAAGATTGTCCAAATGATTGATTATGACTTTGAAAAAATCAAGCGTTTCGGCAACGAAATCATGGTCCTAAGAGCCAAGCAATTAGACGTTTGGCTGCAAGAGTTTCTCGAAGGGAATCAAAGTGCCATCGTACTCAACTTGGGTTGCGGTCTGGACACAAGGGTGTCGAGAATCGGCGTCCCCCCCAACGTACTCTGGTTCGATGTGGATTATCCCGATGTCATCGAGTTACGAAAACACTTTTTTTCACCAGAAGTCGGATATGAAATGCTATCTTCTGCCGTGACGGAGTTTCGTTGGCTCGAACACGTCCCAAGAGATAGACCGGTGATGGTTGTTGCCGAAGGTCTGCTCGAATATCTCACAGAAGATGAAGTCAGAATGCTGCTCAATCAACTCACCAACTACTTCCCGAGCGGCCGAATCGCCTTTGATGTTATGAATGCATTTGCCATCAAGTCAGGAAAAGAGCAACTGAAAGAAACGACAGGAGCGGTCCACAAGTGGATCGTTCGTGACCTTGGTGACGTCGACAAACTTGATATGAAACTACACCGAATCAGCAGTATGGCGGTCTTCACGTCGAAATACGTGAACAAACTGCCACTGAAAGTGCGCCTGATGTACGGCGCACTCAGTCTGATTCCAAGCTTTAGAAATATGTTGCGTGTGTTGCTGTACGAGTTTTGA
- a CDS encoding MBL fold metallo-hydrolase, producing MRVIQNENLYQLTFLPRAFPVNCYFVDEADGLTLIDAALPYSAKGILNAAKTLKKSIARIVLTHAHGDHIGALDTLKQMFPDVPVYISHRDARLLAGDRTLDTSEPNTPIKGDVPKPNAIQTRPDFLLTEGDRIGSLLAISTPGHTPGSMSFIDTRTQFLIAGDAFQTRGGFAVTGQMKPLFPFPAMATWNKEVAISSARKILEYKPALLAVGHGNLLARPMELIQRAISL from the coding sequence ATGCGCGTGATTCAGAATGAAAACTTGTATCAACTGACCTTCCTGCCAAGGGCGTTTCCAGTCAATTGTTATTTTGTGGACGAAGCCGATGGACTAACCCTTATCGATGCAGCATTGCCATACAGTGCAAAAGGGATTCTAAACGCGGCGAAGACGTTAAAAAAGTCGATTGCCCGTATTGTGCTGACACATGCTCACGGTGACCATATCGGTGCGCTTGATACGCTCAAACAAATGTTCCCTGATGTTCCCGTATACATTTCACACCGTGACGCCCGCTTATTGGCTGGAGACCGAACACTGGATACAAGCGAACCCAATACGCCGATTAAGGGTGACGTGCCGAAACCGAACGCAATTCAAACCCGTCCAGACTTTTTACTGACGGAGGGTGACCGTATCGGATCGTTGCTTGCGATATCTACACCTGGGCACACGCCTGGCTCAATGTCCTTCATTGATACACGAACTCAGTTTCTCATTGCGGGGGATGCGTTTCAGACGCGTGGAGGCTTTGCTGTGACAGGACAAATGAAGCCGCTGTTTCCGTTTCCAGCGATGGCGACGTGGAACAAAGAAGTGGCTATCAGCAGTGCGCGAAAAATACTTGAGTACAAGCCTGCATTGCTTGCAGTTGGGCATGGAAATCTGCTGGCCAGACCCATGGAACTCATTCAACGAGCCATCTCACTCTAG